In a single window of the Chaetodon trifascialis isolate fChaTrf1 chromosome 19, fChaTrf1.hap1, whole genome shotgun sequence genome:
- the ostm1 gene encoding osteopetrosis-associated transmembrane protein 1, producing the protein MHSSTMSLYKNSWFLVFLVFHICALVSGDGLNLNVSDSADKLKESPSLSPAASAASAAAVVNSPVFKPGLDSIFPLNLLSSFPEDLEISDYCSDMLHVFGQRYVAYVNCLVPAARPVKVCQKCFSSYGSLVDTYKNISSDQMGPGNISCKDSLLRSDRLMLVYLLYSNQEDIWSRSDCDKCITEDFQSLTNDTLYFMATLNQTLTCFEKYQQGNHTELCRNCKSTYRDLNQLYGSMEKNHTMCIDIEDAMNMTRSLWSKKFNCSVPREETVPVIAVSSFMLFLPIIFYLSSFLHSEQKKRKLIHPKRAKSYTSLMNIQDKLS; encoded by the exons ATGCATTCATCCACCATGTCTCTCTACAAAAACAGttggtttttggttttcttaGTATTTCATATTTGCGCTCTCGTGTCTGGCGACGGATTAAACCTCAACGTTTCAGATTCAGCCGACAAACTGAAAGAAAGCCCGTCTTTGAGccctgctgcttctgctgcttctgctgctgctgtggttaacTCGCCTGTGTTTAAACCTGGTTTGGATTCCATCTTCCCCCTTAATCTGCTGTCTTCCTTTCCTGAAGACCTGGAGATCAGTGACTACTGCAGCGACATGCTTCACGTATTTGGACAGCGGTACGTCGCCTATGTGAACTGCCTGGTGCCCGCTGCCCGACCGGTTAAAGTTTGCCAGAAGTGTTTCTCAAGTTATGGCAGTCTCGTAGACACATATAAGAACATCTCATCAGACCAG atgGGTCCGGGTAATATCAGCTGCAAGGACAGCCTTCTGCGCAGCGATCGGCTGATGCTGGTTTATCTGCTGTACAGCAACCAGGAGGACATCTGGAGCAGATCAGACTGTGACA AGTGCATCACTGAAGACTTCCAGAGTCTGACCAATGACACGCTGTACTTCATGGCCACCCTCAACCAAACGCTCACCTGCTTTGAGAAGTACCAACAG GGGAACCACACAGAGCTGTGCAGAAACTGCAAGAGCACATACAGGGACCTGAATCAGCTGTACGGCAGCATGGAGAAGAATCACACCATGTGTATCGACATAGAGGACGCG ATGAATATGACCCGCAGTCTGTGGAGTAAGAAATTCAATTGTTCCGTCCCCCGTGAGGAGACGGTGCCTGTCATCGCTGTGTCCAGCTTCATGCTCTTTCTGCCCATCATCTTCTACTTGAGCAGCTTCCTTCACTCTGAACAAAAGAAACGCAAGCTCATACACC CCAAACGTGCGAAGTCATACACCAGCCTGATGAACATCCAGGACAaactgagctga
- the drc1 gene encoding dynein regulatory complex protein 1, translated as MEEVDKEPEEAPGPSVLSENQEAKNGVSSQVSVEVNEEFKERERRPQEEEDMEDSEKLITSQRIISLQRDLQTSVTNIQTAADAKESMRRRELEEARSLRLERLQNDVKSSQEKFEEITRRWSIAQQKVIPQELQEALNHQQQLCAALIEDKKKLINDLQQELKVGDDRYVKDLRRQAEELDLMMERMEEQIKTLTKAYREELAQMERVYQQESEVLLTRDMTEWEQYMKELMDRELDWLTQRKKKVEEYEAIIHNLMLETIEKYSIDRGEHNAKFQALERETQQLKGTRIITALRRIKLEDERGFHRFSLAQMKSRIVSLQREMKNLMVKYTSQEKEFTKRSRYLSEDYKRNVQQYEHMQRKIKHFAAADIRKFEEMWRMLEAEVKQLVERALDIDSLICKQHLGLTWERPPMPFMELHGPIRPKTQAVSQSFQSGRAVRCSPRRMDASVGPRLETDTESVDMEMYKEGTAVQSESCAEVEEGKLSTETLKKVMELLCDEAGFLMEDKFLNLLAPLEKEEQAVVKLGFLLSSLGIEEEDMPKLAHFLIKHKHQQSEDVCFETAGSSDKAEDMETNSATDLTSELIDPSHIVPALKSFLQQLKRSRDSSARQRPSLQHIEARDSSEDDAYWESMGNIIPEDKLKLWDAAESTLKQYHLILTEISELIPETQSLEQQNRELRMLLQQSLNSKVSTDLEIPL; from the exons ATGGAGGAAGTTGACAAGGAACCAGAGGAGGCGCCTGGACCTTCTGTGTTGTCTGAAAATCAGGAGGCTAAGAACGG TGTCTCCTCacaggtcagtgtggaggtcaatGAGGAGttcaaggagagagagagacgccctcaagaggaggaggacatggaggacagTGAAAAG CTGATCACTTCTCAGAGGATaatcagcctgcagagagaTTTGCAGACGTCAGTGACCAACatccaaactgcagctgacGCCAAAGAGTCGATGCGAAGGAGAGAGTTGGAAGAAGCTCGGAGCCTCCG ATTGGAGAGGCTGCAGAATGATGTTAAATCCAGCCAGGAAAAATTTGAGGAGATCACCAGAAGGTGGTCGATAGCTCAGCAGAAAGTGATTcctcaggagctgcaggaggcccTGAACCACCAACAGCAGTTATGTGCAGCTCTAAtagaagacaagaaaaaactCATAAATGACCTGCAACAG GAGCTAAAGGTTGGAGATGATCGCTATGTGAAGGACTTgaggaggcaggcagaggaGTTGGACCTGAtgatggagaggatggaggagcagATCAAAACCCTGACAAAGGCCTACAGGGAGGAGCTGGCCCAGATGGAG AGAGTTTATCAGCAGGAAAGTGAAGTCCTGCTTACAAGAGACATGACCGAATGGGAACAATACATGAAGGAGCTTATGGACAGAGAG CTGGACTGGCTGacgcagaggaagaagaaggtggaggagtATGAAGCGATAATTCACAATCTGATGTTGGAGACTATCGAGAAGTACAGCATCGACCGGGGAGAACACAATGCAAAGTTTCAG GCtctggagagagagactcaACAGTTAAAAGGCACCAGGATAATCACGGCACTAAGACGAATAAAACTAGAGGATGAGAGAGGATTTCACCGCTTCAGCCTGGCTCAGATGAAGAGCAGGATCGTTAG TctacagagagagatgaaaaaccTGATGGTTAAGTATACCAGTCAGGAGAAAGAGTTTACAAAGAGGAGTCGGTATTTGTCTGAGGACTACAAACGCAACGTCCAGCAGTATGAACACATGCAGAGGAAAATCAA GCACTTTGCAGCCGCTGACATCAGAAAATTCGAGGAGATGTGGCGCATGCTTGAAGCAGAGGtgaagcagctggtggagaggGCTTTGGACATTGACTCGCTGATCTGCAAGCAGCACCTTGGTTTAACCTGGGAGCGACCTCCTATGCCGTTCATGGAGCTCCATGGTCCCATCCGGCCTAAGACACAGGCCGTCTCCCAGTCGTTTCAATCCGGGCGGGCCGTACGGTGTAGTCCGAGGAGGATGGACGCCTCAGTTGGGCCAAGGCTGGAGACTGACACTGAGAGCGTGGATATGGAAATGTACAAAGAAGGGACAGCGGTGCAGAGTGAGAGCtgtgcagaggtggaggaggggaagcTGTCGACTGAGACGCTGAAGAAAGTGATGGAGCTGCTGTGCGATGAGGCG GGCTTCCTGATGGAGGACAAGTTCCTGAACCTGCTGGCTCCCCTGGAGAAAGAAGAGCAGGCCGTTGTGAAGCTGGGCTTTCTCCTTTCT TCTTTAGGCATTGAAGAGGAGGACATGCCCAAGTTGGCTCATTTCTTAataaagcacaaacatcagcagagtgag GATGTTTGCTTTGAGACGGCTGGATCCAGCGATAAGGCAGAGGACATGGAGACCAACTCTGCGACTGATCTGACGTCTGAACTCATTGATCCGAGCCACATTGTGCCTGCTCTAAAGagtttcctccagcagctgaagaggtCCAG GGACAGCTCAGCCCGCCAACGTCCCAGTCTTCAGCATATAGAAGCCCGGGACTCTTCAGAGGATGACGCCTACTGGGAGAGCATGGGCAACATAATCCCTGAGGACAAACTGAAACTCTGGGATGCAGCGGAGAGCACTCTGAAGCAGTACCA TTTGATCCTGACAGAGATCTCTGAGCTCATCCCTGAAACTCAGAGTCTGGAGCAGCAGAACAGAGAGCTGAGGATGCTGCTGCAACAGTCTCTCAACTCAAAG GTCAGCACAGACCTGGAGATACCCTTATAA